Below is a genomic region from Cloeon dipterum chromosome 2, ieCloDipt1.1, whole genome shotgun sequence.
CCAGGTGGCGGACGCCATCCTCGGCAACAACATGTTCACCCACTACGACCGGGCACACATCGCCCAGCTTTGCGAAAAGGCCGGCTTGCTGCAGAGGGCGCTCGAGCACTACACTGGTGAGTTGATTTGCGTTTTATCTCTCTCTgagtattttaattgcatatgTGTCCCTTGAACGCATTGTTGCGTTCGCGGTTACGAAATATGCAAAGAGTGAGCAGGTGCTCAAAAGCCTGGCCTTGTTTCATGGCAAGGCTGGGAACTCAGTACCTAACATTTTGATGTAGAGTTAAAATCTGGTAACATTTGAAACACTTATTTTCCCACAAAGCTGCATTGGAAAAATCGGCAACTAGATTTACTGcaaattaactgttttttAAACAGGATGTTGAAAATCATCTGGACAAatcgttcaaattttttgaatggaaatgattttttaaaatctcccAAGTTTGTATACAAATTTCTTATGACCTCACATTTTTGTCTATTTTCTTGCAGACTTGTACGACATCAAGCGAGCAGTGGTGCACACGCACCTGCTGAACGGCGAGTGGCTGGTGAACTTCTTCGGCACGCTGTCAGTGGAGGACTCGCTTGAGTGTCTGAAGGCGATGCTGACGGCCAACATCCGACAGAACTTGCAGGTCTGCATCCAGATCGCGACCAAGTACCACGAGCAGCTGACGACGAAGGCGCTGATCGACCTGTTTGAGTCGTTCAAGAGCTACGAAGGCCTGTTCTACTTCCTCGGCTCAATCGTCAACTTCAGCCAGGACCCAGAGGTGCACTTCAAGTACATCCAGGCTGCGTGCAAGACCGGCCAGATCAAGGAGGTGGAGCGCATCTGCCGCGAGAGCAACTGTTACAACGCTGAGCGCGTGAAGAACTTCCTGAAGGAGGCCAAACTGACCGACCAGCTGCCTCTGATCATCGTGTGCGACCGTTTCGACTTTGTGCACGACCTCGTGCTCTACCTGTATCGCAACTCTCTACAAAAGTACATCGAGATCTACGTGCAGAAGGTTAACCCATCTCGTCTGCCGGTCGTGGTGGGCGGTCTGCTCGACGTCGACTGCTCAGAGGACATCATCAAGAACCTGATCCTGGTCGTGCGCGGCCAGTTCTCCACCGATGAACTGGTGGAGGAGGTTGAGAAGCGCAACAGGCTCAAACTGCTTCTGCCCTGGCTTGAGTCGCGCGTGCACGAGGGCTGCGTTGAGCCTGCGACGCACAACGCCCTCGCCAAGATCTACATCGACAGCAACAACAACCCCGAGCGCTTCCTCAAGGAGAACCAGTTCTACGACAGCCGCGTCGTCGGAAAGTACTGCGAGAAGAGGGATCCGCACCTGGCCTGCGTCGCTTACGAGCGCGGCCAGTGCGACAGAGAGCTCATCAATGTCTGCAACGAGAACTCGCTCTTTAAGTCTGAAGCACggtaagaataattattaaaataacgcCCGCGTTGCACGCTGTGTCCCTTAAATGCTTCACTTGGCGTTGAAGGTTAcgaaaagtgcaaaaagcCAATGGGTGCCTTAAAGCCTGGCTCTGTTTCTTAGCACCGCTAGGAACTCTGTAccttacaaatattaattcctGAAGAGCAAAATTCTTGAATGTTACCTGCTTTCATTTTTGGTTAATTACGTGTACTTTACAGCTATCTGGTCAAGCGCCGCGATCAAGAACTGTGGGCCGAGGTTCTGAATGAGAGCAACCCCTACAAGCGGCCACTCATAGACCAAGTGGTGCAAACGGCCTTGTCGGAAACCCAGGATCCCGAGGACATTTCTGTCACCGTGAAGGCGTTCATGACCGCCGACCTTCCTAATGAGCTAATCGAGCTCTTGGAGAAGATAGTCCTTGACAGTTCTGTTTTCAGCGATCACAggtaaaactaattttactaACACAATCTTTGAATAGAACTCGAACATCTTTCTTATTCACAGAAATCTGCAAAACTTGCTGATCCTGACTGCAATCAAAGCAGATCGGACGCGCGTGATGGAATACATTAACCGTCTGGACAACTACGACGCGCCAGACATAGCCAACATAGCGATCAACAACCAGCTGTACGAAGAAGCGTTCGCCATCTTCAAGAAGTTTGACGTGAACACCTCAGCGATCCAGGTGCTGATTGACCACGTGTCAAATCTGGACCGCGCGTACGAGTTTGCCGAGCGATGCAACGAGCCGGCCGTGTGGAGCCAGCTTGCCAAGGCGCAGCTGCAACAGGGCCTGGTCAAGGAGGCGATCGACTCGTTCATCAAGGCCGATGATCCGTCCGCCTATATGGACGTCGTCGAGACGTCACACCGCACCGGCAGCTGGGAGGACCTCGTGCGCTACCTGCAGATGGCCAGGAAGAAGGCGAGAGAGTCCTACATCGAGTCAGAACTCATCTACGCCTACGCCCGCACTAACCGGCTTGCTGACCTTGAGGAGTTCATTTCTGGACCCAACCACGCCGACATTCAAAAGGTACGAGAGGCTTCTTTCCGGACCGGATCTTAATTCATTGAGTTTGTATTGCAGATCGGCGACAGATGTTTCGACGACAAAATGTATGAACCGGCCAAACTGCTGTACAATAATGTATCGAATTTCGCGCGGCTAGCAATAACTCTGGTGCACTTGAAGGAGTACCAAGGTGCTGTCGACTCCGCTCGCAAAGCTAACAggtttgttttgcaaataatacctgtctaaaaattatccaGGCAAAAAAACTTACGTGAAATTAATAGCTATTACAtaacataatttatatataaatttctaGAGTCATTTTAACTGTCTCATTCCTTGACAAACCGCAGTAATTTAAGTCACCATTTTAATTCCGTTAAAATGATATCATGAATTTTTGTGCTGCAGTACGCGCACATGGAAGGAAGTTTGCTTCGCGTGCGTAGAGAGCGAGGAGTTCCGTCTGGCGCAGATGTGTGGCCTGCACATCGTGGTGCACGCCGACGAGCTGGAAGAACTGAACAACTTCTACCAGGAGCGTGGCTACTTCGAGGAGCTAATCAACCTGCTGGAGGCAGCGCTGGGCCTGGAGCGCGCCCACATGGGCATGTTCACTGAGCTGGCCATCCTCTACTCCAAGTACAAGCCAGCCAAGATGCGTGAGCACCTCGAGCTCTTCTGGTCGCGCGTCAACATCCCCAAGGTGCTGCGCGCCGCCGAGCAGGCTCACCTCTGGGCCGAGCTCGTCTTCCTGTATGACAAGTATGAGGAATACGACAACGCTGTCGTCGCCATGATGAATCACCCAACTGAGGCGTGGCGCGAGAGCCACTTCAAGgtaggattaaatttaaaaaattcatttagttaaaaaaatataaaattaaaatatcaaagcgtcgctaaaaatttaataaattaatgaacgcACTCTTTACGTCTCAATAAGTAATAAAAAGATtgcaatgtatggggcaaaacaCTAAAACAGCCCTGCCAAACCATAATGATtatcattttgaaactaaaataaaacgaaaatttccGTATAAGGTGCCAGTAGTCAATATTAACTAATCTCtttattgtgtttttgaaGGACATCATCACCAAGGTGGCCAACATTGAACTCTACTACAAGGCAATCCAGTTCTACGTGGACTTTAAGCCGCTGCTGCTCAACGACGTGCTGCTCGTGCTGGCGCCGCGCATGGACCACACGAGGGCTGTGAGCTACTTCACCAAGGTGGACCACCTGCAGCTGGTCAAGCCGTACCTGCGCTCGGTGCAGAACCTCAACAACAAGGCGATCAACGAGGCGCTCAACGGATTGCTGATCGACGAAGAGGACTACCTTGGCCTGCGCACCTCTATCGACGCGTTCGACAACTTTGACAACATCTCCCTTGCTCAGCAGCTCGAGAAGCACGAGCTCACTGAGTTCAGACGCATCGCCGCCTACCTCTACAAAGGCAACAACCGGTGGAAGCAGTCCGTCGAGCTCTGCAAAAAGGACAGGCTCTACAAGGTTTGTTTCCCAGACCTCAAATTTGCCCTGCCCCTCGTTAAATGATGAAATAAGCTTGGCCATAGCACCATTCAGACTTATAATGGTGATAGTACCTTTCTgaaaacagttatttttatttatttattttcttgatcaAATTCCTCCCAATATTCATTAAGACTTTGTTAATTACGCAGGACGCGATGGAGTACGCGGCCGAGAGCAAGAACGCTGAAGTGGCCGAGGAGTTGCTCAGCTGGTTCCTGGAGAAGGGCAACTACGACTGCTTCGCCGCCTGCCTCTTCCAGTGTTACGACCTACTGCACCCAGACGTGATCCTCGAGCTGGCCTGGCGACACCGCATCATGGACTTTGCCATGCCCTACTTCATCCAGGTCACCAGAGAGTACACTAGCAAGGTAAGATTGCGTCAAAGAGTCACctgaataaaatatctaaacATTCTTATTGGTTTGGCAGGTGGACAAGTTGGAGGCTGCCGAGTCGCAAAGAGCTGAGGACCATTCCACTCAGGAGAACAAGCCAATGATGATTCGTAAGTTTCTAGTCACGCTTCactctgattttaaattcagttaatTCCTTAAATGTTGTAAATTTACTTATTGCTGTTTTTACCCAAGAAAATACTCATTAAATGTTTCTCTACGTGATGAATTAGCTTGGCCATAGCACCATTCTGAATTCACTGTTGATAGTACCTTtctgaaagagagaaaagctTTCTCTTACGAATACAAATTACCGCTTGTTCAATTGCTAATCGTCTGCATTTGTTTTTGTGCTTGCAGCTGAGCCACAACTGATGCTGACCGCCGGTCCGGGAATGATGGCGCCGGGCTACTCGCCAGGCTTCAACGCCACGGGCTACGCGCCCAACATGCCCTATCAGGGCTACGGCATGTAAACAGAGAGACTAATTATGccggcaaacacacacatatacaaTGAGTATAAACAAAGAAAGAAGCTTCGGCGGTGCGCGGCCGTCTCATTTGTACATAGGGAAATTGGGGTGGacaactaattaattaattaattgatcatGCAGGCTGGTAGAGCTCATTaatgattattaattaattattactcttTTATGCTTCGTAAAATCAGTTTTCCTCTTTGCATTCTGATTTTGTGATTGTCACTGCTCGAAAGAAATTACATTGCTACTCTCCTTTTCCTTGGTAAAGTGAAAAAGCATGCCCTCGGACCGTGTGCATGCTTCGACTTTCAACTAGTGTGCAATTCTCAAACGTTCGTTCATTCCATAATTA
It encodes:
- the Chc gene encoding clathrin heavy chain isoform X1 gives rise to the protein MTQILPIRFQEHLQLTNIGINQASVSFNTLTMESDKFICVREKVGDTAQVVIIDMHDPTNPIRRPISADSAIMNPASKVIALKGKAGAEAQKTLQIFNIEMKSKMKAHTMTEDVIFWKWISLNTLALVTETAVFHWSMEGDSTPQKMFDRHSSLNGCQIINYRTDAKQQWLLLIGISAQQNRVVGAMQLYSVERKCSQPIEGHAASFSQFKMENNPEFSTLFCFAVRTTQGSKLHIIEVGTPPTGNQPFAKKTVDVFFPPEAQNDFPVAMQVSPKYDVIYLITKYGYIHMYDIETATCIYMNRISGDTIFVTAPHEATGGIIGVNRKGQVLSVTVEEENIIPYINSVLQNPDLALRMAVRNNLAGAEDLFVRKFNLLFQNGQYSDAAKVAANAPKGILRTPQTIQRFQQVPTPPGQTSPLLQYFGILLDQGQLNKYESLELCRPVLQQGRKHLMEKWLKEDKLECSEELGDLVKQADPTLALSVYLRANVPNKVIQCFAETGQYQKIVLYAKKVGYTPDYIFLLRNVMRINADQGVQFAQMLVQDDEPLADINQIVDIFMEQNMVQQCTAFLLDALKNNRPSEGPLQTRLLEMNLMSAAQVADAILGNNMFTHYDRAHIAQLCEKAGLLQRALEHYTDLYDIKRAVVHTHLLNGEWLVNFFGTLSVEDSLECLKAMLTANIRQNLQVCIQIATKYHEQLTTKALIDLFESFKSYEGLFYFLGSIVNFSQDPEVHFKYIQAACKTGQIKEVERICRESNCYNAERVKNFLKEAKLTDQLPLIIVCDRFDFVHDLVLYLYRNSLQKYIEIYVQKVNPSRLPVVVGGLLDVDCSEDIIKNLILVVRGQFSTDELVEEVEKRNRLKLLLPWLESRVHEGCVEPATHNALAKIYIDSNNNPERFLKENQFYDSRVVGKYCEKRDPHLACVAYERGQCDRELINVCNENSLFKSEARYLVKRRDQELWAEVLNESNPYKRPLIDQVVQTALSETQDPEDISVTVKAFMTADLPNELIELLEKIVLDSSVFSDHRNLQNLLILTAIKADRTRVMEYINRLDNYDAPDIANIAINNQLYEEAFAIFKKFDVNTSAIQVLIDHVSNLDRAYEFAERCNEPAVWSQLAKAQLQQGLVKEAIDSFIKADDPSAYMDVVETSHRTGSWEDLVRYLQMARKKARESYIESELIYAYARTNRLADLEEFISGPNHADIQKIGDRCFDDKMYEPAKLLYNNVSNFARLAITLVHLKEYQGAVDSARKANSTRTWKEVCFACVESEEFRLAQMCGLHIVVHADELEELNNFYQERGYFEELINLLEAALGLERAHMGMFTELAILYSKYKPAKMREHLELFWSRVNIPKVLRAAEQAHLWAELVFLYDKYEEYDNAVVAMMNHPTEAWRESHFKDIITKVANIELYYKAIQFYVDFKPLLLNDVLLVLAPRMDHTRAVSYFTKVDHLQLVKPYLRSVQNLNNKAINEALNGLLIDEEDYLGLRTSIDAFDNFDNISLAQQLEKHELTEFRRIAAYLYKGNNRWKQSVELCKKDRLYKDAMEYAAESKNAEVAEELLSWFLEKGNYDCFAACLFQCYDLLHPDVILELAWRHRIMDFAMPYFIQVTREYTSKVDKLEAAESQRAEDHSTQENKPMMIPEPQLMLTAGPGMMAPGYSPGFNATGYAPNMPYQGYGM
- the Chc gene encoding clathrin heavy chain isoform X2, which produces MTQILPIRFQEHLQLTNIGINQASVSFNTLTMESDKFICVREKVGDTAQVVIIDMHDPTNPIRRPISADSAIMNPASKVIALKAQKTLQIFNIEMKSKMKAHTMTEDVIFWKWISLNTLALVTETAVFHWSMEGDSTPQKMFDRHSSLNGCQIINYRTDAKQQWLLLIGISAQQNRVVGAMQLYSVERKCSQPIEGHAASFSQFKMENNPEFSTLFCFAVRTTQGSKLHIIEVGTPPTGNQPFAKKTVDVFFPPEAQNDFPVAMQVSPKYDVIYLITKYGYIHMYDIETATCIYMNRISGDTIFVTAPHEATGGIIGVNRKGQVLSVTVEEENIIPYINSVLQNPDLALRMAVRNNLAGAEDLFVRKFNLLFQNGQYSDAAKVAANAPKGILRTPQTIQRFQQVPTPPGQTSPLLQYFGILLDQGQLNKYESLELCRPVLQQGRKHLMEKWLKEDKLECSEELGDLVKQADPTLALSVYLRANVPNKVIQCFAETGQYQKIVLYAKKVGYTPDYIFLLRNVMRINADQGVQFAQMLVQDDEPLADINQIVDIFMEQNMVQQCTAFLLDALKNNRPSEGPLQTRLLEMNLMSAAQVADAILGNNMFTHYDRAHIAQLCEKAGLLQRALEHYTDLYDIKRAVVHTHLLNGEWLVNFFGTLSVEDSLECLKAMLTANIRQNLQVCIQIATKYHEQLTTKALIDLFESFKSYEGLFYFLGSIVNFSQDPEVHFKYIQAACKTGQIKEVERICRESNCYNAERVKNFLKEAKLTDQLPLIIVCDRFDFVHDLVLYLYRNSLQKYIEIYVQKVNPSRLPVVVGGLLDVDCSEDIIKNLILVVRGQFSTDELVEEVEKRNRLKLLLPWLESRVHEGCVEPATHNALAKIYIDSNNNPERFLKENQFYDSRVVGKYCEKRDPHLACVAYERGQCDRELINVCNENSLFKSEARYLVKRRDQELWAEVLNESNPYKRPLIDQVVQTALSETQDPEDISVTVKAFMTADLPNELIELLEKIVLDSSVFSDHRNLQNLLILTAIKADRTRVMEYINRLDNYDAPDIANIAINNQLYEEAFAIFKKFDVNTSAIQVLIDHVSNLDRAYEFAERCNEPAVWSQLAKAQLQQGLVKEAIDSFIKADDPSAYMDVVETSHRTGSWEDLVRYLQMARKKARESYIESELIYAYARTNRLADLEEFISGPNHADIQKIGDRCFDDKMYEPAKLLYNNVSNFARLAITLVHLKEYQGAVDSARKANSTRTWKEVCFACVESEEFRLAQMCGLHIVVHADELEELNNFYQERGYFEELINLLEAALGLERAHMGMFTELAILYSKYKPAKMREHLELFWSRVNIPKVLRAAEQAHLWAELVFLYDKYEEYDNAVVAMMNHPTEAWRESHFKDIITKVANIELYYKAIQFYVDFKPLLLNDVLLVLAPRMDHTRAVSYFTKVDHLQLVKPYLRSVQNLNNKAINEALNGLLIDEEDYLGLRTSIDAFDNFDNISLAQQLEKHELTEFRRIAAYLYKGNNRWKQSVELCKKDRLYKDAMEYAAESKNAEVAEELLSWFLEKGNYDCFAACLFQCYDLLHPDVILELAWRHRIMDFAMPYFIQVTREYTSKVDKLEAAESQRAEDHSTQENKPMMIPEPQLMLTAGPGMMAPGYSPGFNATGYAPNMPYQGYGM